Genomic segment of Granulicella aggregans:
TTGTTCCTCGCGATGGGTGGGGCACTCGATCTCAGTACCCAATCGTGTGAAGATAAAACACGACACAAGAAGCCACCAGGCAGTAGATCCCGAAGAGATACCAGCGGCCTGACTCCAGCCAACTGCTGAGCCACTTCAGCGCCACCAGCCCCGCGAAGAAGGCGAAGACCGCTCCCAGCAGAGCGCTTACCAGCGTCCCGTGCAGATCGATTGGCGTCCCCGCCGCAGTCGCTTCATGCGTCGCCTTCAAAAGGCGCAGCAGCTCACGCGCAACCACCGGCGGAGTCAGCACCACGGCCAGCGCGAAGCTGAACCGCTCCGCCCGTTCCTTCGTTGCGCCAACCAGCATCCCGGCTGAGATTGTCGCGCCTGAGCGCGAGAATCCGCGGAAGGGAAGACAGAGCCCCTGCACGGCTCCAATCCATCCTGCCTGCCGCATGGTCACCGTCGCGCCGGCGCGCAGATCGGCAGAGTGATCCACGATCTCCGCCATCTTTCGCTTCTCCAACAGGCCGGCGATCAGAATAATCACGCCTGCCGCAGCCAGTGCCGGAGCTACCAGGTCAAGCCGTCCGAACAGCAACTCAATCTCTGCCTTTGGAGCGCCCTTGAACGCGGTCTTCTCGATGATTTTGATAATCACTTCGCCGATGATGCCCGTCAGAAGCGTCGCCCACACGATGCGGATCAGCACCCGCTTGAACGCGTCGGCTGTCGCGAAGTAGCTCTTCTTCCACTGATTCCAGAAGTAAGCAATCACAGCGAACATGGTACCGGTATGCAGCATCACCAGCACCAGCGTCATCTGGGGGGAGGAGGGATCGAGTCCAAGCAGCTTTTCCGCCACCACAACGTGCGCCGAACTGGAAACCGGCAGAAGTTCAGCAAGTCCCTGCACGATGGCAAGGATCACGACCTGAAAAATTGGCATGCCATATATTCTATAGCGTCACCATGAACGCACCCTTAAGGCGCCACCCCGGCCCTTGTCATCCTTCGCCGTAGGCGGAGGATCTGCTTCTCCACCGCCACAATCGTCCATCATCAGCCGGGTGCCGCTATCTGGGCGGTTTTATCACCAGATGTGGGACCCATGCCACGACATCCTCTGCTCTTCAATCCCGGTCATTGCCAAAGATCGGAATCCCCTGCGCCACCCGATACGCGATGCTGGCGGCCCGTGCCGTGTAGTCCGACTTGGGATACTCGGCCTGCATCTCCGCCGCCAGCGACTTCGTCCGTTCCGCGGCAGCGTCGGCCTTCTTCTTGTTCTCGTCCACCAAGTACATGGAGACCAGCACGCCCTGACGGTACGTAGCGTCGTAGAGTGCCTCGTCCGACTTCGGCCCGCCGGGAAACTGCTTTGCGTACTTCTCGTACAGCCCGGATTCCATCTCCGGACACTTCGGCAGCCCCTGCCAGTCCCCGCAGAGCTTGTTGTCGATCAGGTAGAAGGCGGCCATCGCGGCCCACTTCGTTCCCGGATACTGCTTCATCAGGCGCTTCATGTCGCCTTCATAGATCTGCGGCCGAAGGTACGCATCCTGCTCCTTCGCCGAGGGCAGCGAGCTTACATCCAGCTTCTCCAGCCGCCAGCGCACATCTGCCGACCGCCACGCCGCCTCGGGCGCAAGCGGAGAGTTCGGATAGTACTCCGCCACTCTTCGATAAAGTAGATGAGCCTGCACCGCCGCATCCTTCGGAGCGTGAGGCTGTTCGGCTTCGCTCTCAAGATTTGCCGCCGCACCAAACAGAATCGCGTCGCCGTTCGGTGTCGACGGCGAGACAACTCCCTTGTCCCGGATCCATCCCGAGGCCGGGGTCACGTTGTCTTCGTCCGATAGTTCCGGAACATCGCTGTCATCGGTCTTGTCGGCGATGTCGGTGTTCGCGAATACCCGCGCCCATTGTCCGTTTCGCTCGGTTACCACCACCTCATGCCCCGGCGTCACCAGAGACACCCGCTGCGAATCCGCATCCGCGTTCACGTACACAATGGCCTGGTGCAGCAGTGTTGCCTTGGCCGACCGGTCATACCCGGACTGATTGTCCTTGTTCTTCTTCTGTGCCGATGCCGCACCTATACCGGCCAATAAGATCAGTCCCGCGACGCCTGAAGTCTTCCCGATCATTCACCCCTCGCATTCGTCTCTATTAGACGCCCACTTGAAGACCGCGACAGCATTGCCGACGACTGGGCTCTCTGTCTATTGAAATTTCACATAGCTGAAAGTGGAATATCGCTGCGCACGAGTGTAGATTTGCCGCATGAAGGCTCTCGCTTCGCATCGCTCTCTTCACGTCTCTGCCCTGGCGGTAATGATCTTTGCCGCTATGCAACTGGTGATGGGATGCGGCGGGGCCGTTCCCTGTTCCTATATGAACGTCGTAACTGTTTCTCCTGCGGTTGGTAGCGCCGACCATCTCGCGGTCGCCCCAGGAGACCAGCAACAGTTCTCTGCATTCTCTCAGGAACTGCCAACGGCAAACTCATCTGGATGCGCGGTGCCGAACGTGATTGCAAAGCTCACGCCCACCTGGACTGTCTCGGACTCCACCAACGTCAAGATCAGCTCGGCCCAGGACGCCACAAATGGTCTCGCGACTTGCATTGGCACCACGAAATCCCCGGTCACCGTAACTGCTTTCGGCGTCCTCGCAGCAGGTGGAGCAACCCAAACCCTCGGGACGGCGACGCTGACCTGCAAGTAGCCAGCCCAAGACAGAATCGCCATCGTTACAGAAGCGTCATCTCGACCGGAGCCGTGCAGCCTTATCGCCTAGCGCAGCGGAGAGATCCCCGCATTTCGATTTTCAGACCTGCGCTATCTCGGCCATCAACTTACTCTTTAGTTCCGTCTCAATATTCCCCCCACTCATGATCACGACCACCCGCTCCGCTTTCGGCAGCGCGTCCGCATGAAACAGCGCAGCCGCAAGCGTAACTGCCCCGCTCGGCTCCGGCACCAACTTCGTTGACCGCAGCAGAAACCGCGTAGCCGCGAAGATCTCCTCCTCGCTCACCGTTACGATCCCGTCCACATACTTCAGCACATGCTCGAAGTTCAATTGCCCCAAGGACTGCGTTCGCAGACCATCGCCGATAGTTCGCGTCGTCTTCTCCGCAGGCCACTCCACCAGCGTCTTCGTCTCGAACGACTCCTTCGCGTCGGCCGCGAGCTCCGGCTCCGCCCCCCAGACTTTCACTCCGTGTGAGGTGAGCTTAATGGCGGTAGCTGTGCCGCTGAGCAACCCGCCACCGCTCACCGGCGAGAGCACCAGCACGTCCTCGCCCGCGGGCTTGCCAGTGGCCTCTGCAAGCTGTTCCATGATCTCCAGTCCGCACGTCCCTTGTCCGGCAATAATCCTCAGGTCGTCATAGGGAGGGATGATCGCATACCCAAACCGCTCTGCCAGCTCCTCAGCCTTGCGCTTTCGGTCAGAGCTGGCATTGCCGACCAGCACAATCTCCGCACCAAGAGCGGCTGTAGCCTCGCGCTTCACCATCGGAGCGTTGCCCGGCATCACGATCACCGCCTTCGCTCCCACCGCGCGCGCCGCATAGGCCACGCCCTGGGCATGGTTACCGCTCGAATACGTGATGAACCCGCGTTCGGCCGCGCTCGGGCCCTGCTCCACCATCGACGCGATCATGTTGTAAGCGCCGCGCAGCTTGAAGCTGCCAATCGGCTGCTCGCTCTCCGCCTTCACGTACAGTTCGAACGGCGGCGCTTCCATCCCCGCTTCAGCAAAAACCTCCGCCCCGATCCGATGCAGACCCGTCCGCACCGCAACATTCGCAATCCTTCGCCTTGCCGCCTCGAAGTCCTCAGTTGCAACCGTATTCGCCATATCGATATTCTAGGCCGCTAGCAGCATGCGTTGTAAGGAACGAGCCTCATCAAACGCTGGGGTGCATCTGCAATCGGCGGGCACATAATCGGACCGTATGGAGTCTCCAACGTACGCGTGGGGTCGTAAAAGTGAAGGTAGAACGCGAATCGCAGTGTTCCAGTCCCATAAACGCAGCGCCTCCGTCTCTGAATAAGGATCATGCCATCGAAAGAGAGAAGCGCTTCGTCCCATGGAACCTGAAAGTTGTGCGGAAACCTCTGGTCCTTGCCCTTGAGATAGATTTGCCCGATCTCTTTCATCTGTCGGAAGCTTTCGTCCGGGCGATGAACGAGCGCTTCAATCAATACAAGGTCTTTAAAATGCGCCGCAGTTAATTCATCCGAGCCTGTCACTCGCCATTGCTGTTTATAAGTCGCCTTTCGAATGAATGGCCGATACACCCCTAGTATCTCGAGCTTTGAAGGTGGTGCGTGTTCTCGTGTCAGTAAATCAAATTTGTCGATCATCGCTTCTGTTCCGCTGCTCTCATTACCTTCGCAAAGAAATCGATCAGCCGCCACTGATCCTCCGCCGTCGGCTGGCTGCTTTCGAAATCAATATGAGAGATCACCGGGCTTACCAGTGCCGCCTTGAGCGCTGCGGGCGGTAGCTCCTTCGCCAGCCATAGCGTCTCCGCCGAAGGGATGATGTTGTCCGCCTCGCCATGCAGCAGATATACCGGCACCGTCAGTCCGGCCAGCTTTCCATGCGGAGAGAGATCTTCCAACTCCTTCGTATGGCGGAGGTCCGAATTCACAAGCATCTCCTGAGTTCCATCCAGCTCGGTGTCCATCAGGTTCTTCGCTTCGACCTTCTGCGCTGCAGTCAGCGCCGCCATGGTCGAGATCTCCGCTGCCTTGTCCTCGTAAAGATGCGCCCGCAGTACCGTCTTGATCGCCGGAACATCCGCGGCGGCAACGAAGTCCTCGACATACTGATACTCCAGCACCAGCGGCCCGTACTCATGAGGCTTCAGCTCTTCGACGGACCCGTTTGGCCGAAGATCGCGTCCCGTCCGGTAGTACTCTGTTACCCGCGCCATGGAGTCCTGCGACCCCACCGCCAGCACAAACTTGAACGCCGTCTTGTACGCGGGCTCCGAAGCCGCCACCAGAGCCAATCCCCCCGAAAAGCTCAGCCCGACCACTCCCACCTGCGTGCCCGTCTGCGTCGCAAACCACTTCGCCGACTCCCCAATCGTCCGCACCGAGCTTGCATCGACGTGGTAGTCCTTGATGTCCGGCAGCTCTGGCGTCAGCACCCGTACCCCGCAGTTTGAGATTGCCTTCGCGAACGCCTCCAGCCTCGGCTCATCGATCCCAAGGTGATGGACTCCATGCAGCACCACCAACGCTGGAGCATCTTTTTTCCCAACAGGCAGATACTCCCGCGCCCGCACGACCTGTTGCTTGCCGTCGTTCGCTGGGATGGAAAAACTGATATCCGTGATCGCGATCGGAGCAGCCACCGTCGCAGCGATCGGCCCCGGAACCGGCTGTCCTCCCAGGATCTTCAGGATGGCGACCGCCTGCAGATGCGTCCGCACCCACGGCCACAGAGCTAGCGAAAACACCAGCAGGGAAGCGGTCGCCAACGCTCCAGCCCGCGTCCATTTGCGCCGATTCTGCTCCTGATGCTGCCGCATCGAACGCAGCCGCCTCAGCGAAGACCCCGGCCTGCTCAGCGCGCGGCCCAACCGCTCCAGCGGCTTGCGTCTCACCTTATGGTGTTGAAGATCTGTCCCGCTCATGGTGTCTCACGAGCATACCGCGACACTCGCAACTTTGACGTGGACACTTGCGAATCGGGCTTTAGTTGCCGTCATCCTGAGCATGGCGAAGGATCCCCGCATCTCGCTTTTCGTATGCAAGAGTACAATGCAAAAGGCACAGCCGAAGCCGTGCCTTTCTCTTCCCTCATTTTCGAAGCGTCAGATCTCCAGAATCACCGGCATAATCAGCGGTCTGCGGCTGGTGCTCTTCTGAATGAACCGCTTCAGATCGTTCCGCACCTTCTCCTTGACCACGCCGTAGTCCTGCTTCTCTTCCGCGCTTGAGCTGTTCAGCGTCTTCTGCACGATGTTCCGAGCCTCATTGATCACCTGCTCGTCATCCACCGCGAAGCCGCGCATCACCAACTCCGGCAGGCTCTCCACTTGTCCCGTTCGCTTGTTGATCGCGATAATCGGCAGCAGGATGCCGTCCTCGGAGATATGCTTGCGGTCTCGAATGACGACATCTTCCACCACTTCGATCGAGCCGCCCGAATCGATGCAAACTCGGCCGGTCGTGACCTTGCCATTCTTAACCGCAGTGTTCTTGTCGAGGTCGAGGATCTCGCCGTCTTCCAGCAGAATCACCTTCTCCACCACGCCCACCTCTGCCGCAAGCTCCGCGTGGCGCTTCAGGTGGCGATAGTCGCCGTGGACAGGGATGAAGAACTTCGGCTTGACCAGGTTGATCATCAGCCGCAGCTCTTCCTGGCTCCCGTGGCCGCTGACGTGGATCAAACCCTGTGTCCCGTCATCGTGGATCACCTTCGCGTCGCGGCGCTCCAGGTGGTCGATCATGCGGTAGATGCCCTTCTCGTTGCCCGGAATCACGCGCGAGCTCAGTAGAACGGTATCGCCCGGATCGATCTTCGCAAACTTGTGGTTGTTTACCGCCGCCCGGCTCAGCGCAGACATCGGCTCGCCCTGCGTACCCGAGATCATGATGCAGACCTTATCTGGAGCCATCTCCTTGATCTGTCCCGGATTGATGATCAATCCCTTCGGCAGATCGAGGTAGCCCAGGTCTTGCGCAATCTCGGTCGAGTTATCGAGCGACCGGCCAATGATCGCGACCTTGCGGCCGTGATTGTGCGCCAGCTCCATGGCCAGCCGAATTCTGTGGATCGACGACGAGAAGCAGCTGAAGAACAGCTTCTTCTTCGTACGCGCGAAGATCTCATCCAGCCGCGGCTTGACGGCGCGTTCGCTCGGCGTATATCCGGGTCGATCGACGTTGGTCGAGTCCTGCAGTAGCGCCAGCACGCCGTTCTTGCCCAACTCCGCAAACGCGTGCAGGTCGAACGGCTTGCCATCCGGCGACGAGAGATCGATCTTGAAGTCGCCCGTATGCAGCACCACGCCGACAGGCGTGTGAATGGCCAGAGCCACGCAGTCCACCAGCGAGTGCGTCACCCGGATCGGCATGATCGAGAACGGCCCCAGCGTGAACCGGTGTCCCGGAAGCATCTCGATCAGGTCGGCATCGTCCAGCAGGCGGTGCTCTTCAAGCTTGCCCTCGACGTAGGCCAGCGTGAACTCCGTACCGTAGACGGGAACGTTCAGCTCGGAGAGTATCCACGGCAGACCGCCAATGTGGTCCTCGTGTCCATGCGTAAGGACAATGGCCTTTACTTTAGACCGGTTCTCGACCAGGTAGCTGATGTCCGGAACAACGATGTCCACACCCAGCAGTTCTTCTTCAGGAAACATCAGGCCAGCGTCGATGACAATAATGTCGTCTTGCCAGCGGAGGGCCATGCAGTTCATGCCGAACTCACCAAGGCCCCCGAGGGGGATCATGCGTAATTTATCTTGAGCCATCAACTCTTGAGTTTAGCAGCAGTCAAGGGCAGAGGCGTGATAGCCTTCCCATTGATTTCGCGAGACTCGCAACCGTAGTGCTCGTTGGAACTAAGACTTGCCATACTTTGAGGAGCAGGCGTTGAACAAGGTCGATCGGCGTGCCTTCATCCAACTCTCCACCGGCGCAGTCCTGACAGCGGGCGCAGCCCCCCTGCTCGCGGACGAATCTTCCCCACGGATCACCAGCCAGAATGGTCTCGTCCGGGTCGCCGGCGCAAACTACACCTGGGAGTATTCCCAGCGAGCCGACACCTTCACCCTCCGCGACTCCCAGCAGCGCGTCGTTGTTCGGGCAAACCATCAACTCGCCGTCGTGGTCGCACCAGCCGCCAACCCATCCGATCGGATCACTGTCCTGGGCCAGCCCACCAGCGTTCGTGTCGAGGGCAACCGTGTCGTCATCACCTACGAGTCCGTGCACCGCGCTGCCCGCGTCTCCGTTACCTGGCGGTTCGACAAAGAGGGCATCTGGACTGAGCCGATAACCTACGACTCGCCCGATACTCACGACATTGTCAGCCTGCACTACTTCGCGGCTCATAACGACTCCCGCGTCCTCCCCGCCCTGCACGCCTCGTTCTACGTCGTCCCCGGCATCAGCGAGAGCGGAGCGATCAGCCCCATCCAGCACAACGGCGTCCATCTCGATGAGAGCTTCTGGCTGGGCCGAGGCAGCGCGCTGCCCGGCCTGTCGCAGCAGTGGGCGCTGCCTGTCCACTACTTCGCCGGATTCAGCACCCCTTACCCCGTTCCGGAGCGCGACCTCTACACCAAGGCACAATCCGACGCCTTCGCCTGCGGCCTTGCCGACCTCCCCGGTGGCGACCTCTTCCTCCAGTTCCACGAAGCAGCATGCGCTCCCTGGATCGACTACCGCAGCGACATCTGGCACCACCTCCGCACGCCTGGGAGCGTTACCCTCGGCGCGACGCTCCTCTGGACCGTCGCTCCCGGCTACTACGAGGCCATCGCCGCGTACTACGACGGGCTCATCGCAGCCGGAGTCATCAAGCCAAAGCATTCGTCACCCGCCAAAGCCGCCGTCACGCTTACACCGGAGTTCTGCACCTGGGGCCCGCAGCGCGAACGCGATAGGACCGGCCCCAAGCTCGACGAGGCCTTCCTCAACGACCTCTACGCGGACCTGAAGTCGTCGGGCATGAACGCGGGCCTCTTCTCCATCGACGACAAGTGGGAGAGCAGCTACGGCACCCTCGAGCACTCCGCCACCCGGCTTCCGCACTTCGAGCAGTTCCTCGCGCAGGTCCGCGCCGACGGCCGCAAGATCGGGATGTGGGCTGCCCTGATGCGCTGCGAGCGCCCGGAAGAACTCGGCCTCACGCTCGACCACATGCTCAAGCAGCCCGACGGCAAACCCTTCACCGCCGGCGACCCGCCCTACTACCTGCTGGACTTTACCCAGCCGCTCGTCGCGGAAGTGCTCGATAAGGCCGTCCGCAAGTTCATCCACCGCTACAGCCCCGATGTCTTCAAGTTCGACTTCGGCTACGAGCTGCCCGCGCTCAGCGTCGCCGCGCCGAAGGACATGGCTTACGCCGGTGAGCGCCTGATGAAGCGTGGCCTCGATGTCGTCATCACAGCCATGAAGCAGGAAAAGCCCGACCTGGTCGTGATGTACTACAACCTTTCGCCGCTCTTCCTTGACTACTTCGATCTGCACAGCCTCGACGACCTGGTCCTCAACTTCGGCGACTACGACGTCGAGGCCAACCGCCGCATCTTCTTTTCGAGCCTGATGGGTCGCCTCGGCGTGCCCACCTATGGCTCGACCGGCTACGACTGGGCCACCGCTCCGCACATCTGGTTCGACTCCGCCGCCGTCGGCACCATCGGATCGCTGAACGACTTTCGCGGCGATGAGCAGGGCGAAGTTGGCACGCCCGAAATCATCGCGCGCTACAACGGCATCGCCCGCATCCTGCGTCCTTCGACCACGTTCGAGATCGTCCCAATCGGTGCCATCCCCATCTCCGCCAGCCTCGGCGCTCACGCCCGTTCGTGGGCGCGGTTCGAAGGAGGCAACCTCGTCCTACTCGCCTGGCGTCCCTATGGCCCGGATGAAGAGAGCCCGCTCGCCACCAACCGGAACGACTCCCGGATCAAAGACGCCGTCCGGTCATCTGCCCCGGTCGTCGTGGCCTCACCCGACAGCTACGCCATCACGCGCAGCTCGTCGCTCGGCATCGTCTTCTATGGCGGTGATACGGTCGACATTCGCCGAACCCACGGCAGCAAGGCAGCAATCGTCAGCCACTACTTTGGCGGCGCAACCATTGCGTCCAAGGCCGCCGTTGCCGATGGCCGCCTCAAGATCAGTGTTGCGCCTCACGACGCCAACGCGCACCCGCTCGAATGGGTCGAGGTGAATATCTCCTAGACCGGATTCGAGGTAGTCACTACTTCCTCAAATTCCGTCATTCTGAGCGGAGCGAAGAATCCCCGCATTTTCTTCGAAGTGCCAAGGATCTTGACCAAGCGGAGATTTCACTCAGCGTAGCAAGTCCTCTAGCGCCAGCGACAACTCTGTCTTCTCGTCGCGATACTTCACGATCACCGGCGTGTACACGCTCAGCCCCCACTCCGCGCCGTTGCCCTTGGTGATCCCGCGCGACCCCGGCACCACCACCGCACCGGCCGGAATAATCAACGGCATCTCTGCCGTAGCCTTCAGCACCGTCCCATTCACCAGGTCGTAGACCGGTGTCCCGCGCGTCAGCACAGTACCTGCCGCCAGCACCGCCTTCGACCGCACAATCGTTCCCTCATACACGCCTGTATTTCCGCCAACCAGCACATCGTCTTCGATGATGACCGGGCTTGCGTTCACCGGCTCCAGTACGCCGCCTATCTGCGCGGCTGCCGAGAGATGCACCCGCTTGCCGATCTGCGCGCAACTGCCCACCAGCGCGTGGGAGTCCACCATCGTGCCTTCATCCACATACGCGCCCACGTTCACATACGCCGGAGGCATAACCACCACGCTCTTCGCGAGATAAGCGCCGGACCGCACGCTCGACCCACCTGGAACCACGCGCACGCCATCACCGACCGCAAACCGCCTCGCCGGATACGTCGCCTTATCGACGAAGCCTAATCCTTCCGCTCCACCCATCTCCGTCATCTGCCCCAGCCGGAATCCAAGCAGAATTCCGCGTTTCACCCAGGCATTCACCCGCCATCCGGTGGCCGAAGCCGCATCCGGCTCCGCCGACCGCAGCGTGCCTGCCTCAAGCGCTCCGCGCAACTCTAGAAAAGCCGTCATCGCCTCGTTGTTGCCAATCGCATCCGCGCCCAGCGCAAAGTACTTCTCAATCGTCAGTTCAAGTGACACAGTTCTCTCCGTTACTCGTTTGTTCTACTTCTCTATAGCGTTACGAATGCTCGGGTGCCCCATCCATCGCGCCGTTGTCTTATGCGATGGGTGGGAACGATGAAGCTCGATGTGTGGGCTTTTACTCCCTAAAACATCCGCAGATCCGCACCGCTAGGCGGAGCTTCCACCAGCAGCCCAAGCTCCCCCGCAATCCGCTCCAGCTTGCGCTGCGTTGCTGGCGACACCTTCACCATCGGCAGTCGCACCGAGTCGTCGCCGATCTTCCCCATCAGGGAAAGGATCGCCTTCACCGGCGCTGGGCTCGGTTCCATGAAGTTCGCTGCCAGCAGACGACCGTAGTGGCGATTGATACGTCGCGCGGTTGCCCAGTCATTCTCGAGGGCGGCGCCTACCATCGCCGCCATCTGCCCCGGAATCTCATTCGAGGCCACCGAGACCAGCCCGCAGCCGCCCACGGCAATCGCGGGCAACGCCATTCCATCGTCGCCCGCAAAAACGCTGAAGGCACGCGGCAGAAGATTCACCAACTCCGTGATCTGAGCGATGCTGCCGCTCGACTCCTTGATGCCGATGATGTTTTTTTCTTCAGACAGCCGCAGTACGGTGGCTGGTTCTAAGTTCGCTCCGGTCCGCGAAGGAATGTTGTACAGCAGCACCGGAAGCCCCACTGCTCGCGAAATCGCCCGGAAGTGCTGATACTGGCCCTCCTGCCCAGGCCGGTTGTAATACGGGTTCGCGGTCAGGATACCGGTCAGCCCTGGCATCTGCGCCAAGCGCTCGGCTTTCGCCACAGCTTCGCGAGTTGCGTTGCTGGTGCAGCCGGCGAAGATCGGCACCCGCCCGTCTGCCGCGCCGATCACCACTTCAATGGTCCGCAGCCACTCACCCTCGGTCAGTGTCGCGGCCTCGCCCGTTGTCCCGCATGGAACCAGAAACGAGATGCCCTCTTCAATCTGCCAGTTCACCAGCGCATGCAGCGCCGGTTCGTCCACGCTCCCATCCCTGCGAAAGGGAGTCACAAGAGCGGTGCCACAACCCATCAAATTCATAATCTCTGCAGTCTACCGCGTTTGCGGGCACAACGTGTCCTGCGCGGACGGCGGTCACTTCGGCACTTCGTGCGGTATTGGGCTTCGCGTTGTGCTCGAGTTGCTCGCAAAGTGATCTTCATCCCGACCAACGGGAGCACCACGCGAAGCGGTGGACAAGTCACGAAGTGACCGCTGCCCGCGCAGGGCGCCCGTCCGGCAGGACTAAACCCACTCGCCTGAACGCATCAGCGGCTCGCTGGTCCCATCCTTGCTCACGCCATCCACATCCATCTTCCCCGACCCAATCATCCAGTCGACATGGATGAGGCTGGAGTTCGCTCCGAGCCCCGTCAGCTCTTCCTGCGACATCTTCTCGCCGCCGATCAGGCACGTTGCATACGCCTGGCCCAGCGCGATATGGCTGGCTGCATTTTCGTCGAACAGCGTGTTCCAGAAGAGCACTCCG
This window contains:
- the dapA gene encoding 4-hydroxy-tetrahydrodipicolinate synthase, with amino-acid sequence MNLMGCGTALVTPFRRDGSVDEPALHALVNWQIEEGISFLVPCGTTGEAATLTEGEWLRTIEVVIGAADGRVPIFAGCTSNATREAVAKAERLAQMPGLTGILTANPYYNRPGQEGQYQHFRAISRAVGLPVLLYNIPSRTGANLEPATVLRLSEEKNIIGIKESSGSIAQITELVNLLPRAFSVFAGDDGMALPAIAVGGCGLVSVASNEIPGQMAAMVGAALENDWATARRINRHYGRLLAANFMEPSPAPVKAILSLMGKIGDDSVRLPMVKVSPATQRKLERIAGELGLLVEAPPSGADLRMF